The nucleotide sequence CATCCGGCAGGCGATCAAAGGCCAAATGGGTGGCTTGCGTGAATTGACTAACGGAATCAGCACCGGCAGATTGCGCAGCAAGTATCGCGATCATCAGCCATCGCAGCATGATACACCTCATTCTAGTTGCTCGCAGCAAAACACATCCAGGTGGGGGTTGCAAAACCGCATTTCAAGGTGACAACTGCGCCCATGAACACCGTTGTTATCGCCGCCGCCTGGATGATTGGCGCCATCACCTCTTTCACACTGATGGCCGTCGCTGGACGGATCGTCAGCGCCGAGCTTGATACATTCGAGATCATGCTGTTTCGCAGCCTGACAGGTATCGCCATCGTGGTCAGCGTTGCATTGGCAACCGGGACCTTGCGACAAATCAACCGGGGGCGTCTGGGGTTGCATGCCACGCGCAACATCTTTCACTTCACGGGGCAGAACCTTTGGTTCTACGCGATCACCATGATCCCGCTCGCGCAAGTTTTTGCGCTGGAGTTCACCACGCCAATCTGGGTCATATTGTTGTCCCCCCTGATCCTGAACGAACGCATTACGGCCATTGGCCTTCTCAGCACCGCGGTTGGTTTTGTCGGCATCCTGATCGTGGCCCGCCCCGACCCGGCCAACATCAGCTGGGGGCTGATGGCCGCCGCCAGCTGTGCGGTGTTTTTTGCACTAACGGCCATCTTCACCCGCAAACTGACCGAGACTGAAACGGTCACAACGATCCTGTTCTATCTCACAGTGATGCAAGCTGTTTTCGGGCTGATCTGCGCTGGATATGATGGTGATATCGCCCTACCGTCCGCCGCTGCTCTGCCGTGGGTGATCCTGATTGGATGCGCGGGGCTATTGGCGCATTTCTGCCTGACCAAAGCGCTCAGCATCGCGCCTGCCAGTATTGTGATGCCCATAGACTTTGTACGGCTGCCCACCATTGCGATCGTGGGTATGCTGCTTTATCAAGAACCGCTCGAAGTCTGGGTTTTTTCGGAGCCATTCTGATTTTCGGCGCCAACTACCTGAACATCAGTTACGCCATGCGGCGCCCCAAACTTAATTAAACTGCAAGTCGGTCCGGGTTATTGTAATTTTGTGACGCAGCGGAGCGGCATTGCAAATGACGCGGCGTCAATAATTGACGTAAAGCTTGGGCACTCCCTAGGGTGGTCCGCACATATTTTATTCATGACAGGGATGAGGACATGAAAAACGTAATGACGGTAGGGGCGGCCTTGCTGCTGACAACCAGCATCGCCAGCGCGGGGGGACTTGATCGGTCGGGGCAGCCGATTGGAGTAATCTTCGAAGAAGGTAACTATGTCGAGCTTAGCTTTGGTCAGGTCACCCCTGACATAACGGGTACGCTAGCCACGGCCGGAGGCACGCAAAAGTCCGGTGGCATTGCCCCGGACTACACGCAGTTCGGCTTTGCGTTCAAAGCGCAAATCAATGAGCAAATCTCGCTCGCATTGATCTTTGATCAACCCTATGGAGCAGATGTTGACTATGACACTGCGGGGTACATTCTTTTGGGCTCTGGCGCCGAGGTTGAATCGACCGGCATAACCGCATTGGCCCGGTATGAAATCGATCAGAACTTCAGCGTGCATGGTGGTTTACGCCAAACAAGCGCAAAAGGTGTTTATCGCGTCACAGCGCTGCCTGATCTTGACGGTCCAGACGGCCCTGGTATGGCGACACCACCATATGCATCAACCTACTCAGAAGACAGCGGCGTGGGTTATGTTGTCGGCGCCGCATATGAGCGTCCGGAGATCGCACTACGGGTGGCACTGACTTACAACAGCGAAGTTGATCTGGAACTTGATGGG is from Yoonia sp. GPGPB17 and encodes:
- a CDS encoding outer membrane protein transport protein, with protein sequence MKNVMTVGAALLLTTSIASAGGLDRSGQPIGVIFEEGNYVELSFGQVTPDITGTLATAGGTQKSGGIAPDYTQFGFAFKAQINEQISLALIFDQPYGADVDYDTAGYILLGSGAEVESTGITALARYEIDQNFSVHGGLRQTSAKGVYRVTALPDLDGPDGPGMATPPYASTYSEDSGVGYVVGAAYERPEIALRVALTYNSEVDLELDGTVGDLSTTMPESVNLDFQTGIAADTLLFGSIRYVAWDGFALSDTVAGDILSYDDDVFTYNIGVGRRFSEEFSGSVAIGYETSTGDPTSNLGPTDGYLSLQVGGAYTLTTGVEVSGGVRFVNIGDADTTINAEFEDNTAVGVGLKVAYSF